The Victivallis sp. Marseille-Q1083 DNA window ATTCACGGCATCATCTGCGGTTGTGAAACCGATTTGTATGAGTCGCTGAAAGAACGGCTCGACTTCTGGGCGAAACCGTTCGTGCTGATCGGCAACAACAATCCCCGCCACGACAATTGCGTCCGGGTGGACATCGAAGCCGGCGGCCGCATGGTCGGCGAATATTTCCGGCGGATCGGCCGCCGTCATCCGGCGGTGGTGCTCGGCGACTACAAACGGGAGTGCTTGGTCGATCTCGAACAACCGCTGTCGCGGGGCAAGGAACGCGGCTTTCTCGCCGGCATCGGGCTGCCGCGGGAGGAGGTCATCTGGATTCCGGGCGGTTACAGTTATGCCGACGGTTTTGCCAGTTGCCTGAAGCTGCTGCATACCGGGGCGCCGTTCGACTGCGTGTTCTGCGGCAACGACATTCTGGCGACCGGCTTCCTGGCGGCGGCCCATGCCAACGGCATCAAAGTGCCGGAAGAGGTGGCGGTATTCGGTTTTGACAATGTCGAAGTATCGCAATTTACCATTCCGGCTCTGAGTACGGTCGATTTGCGGCGGCGGGAAGTCGGGCGGGCGGCGGCCACCGGCTTGCTGGATATCATCAAGCACCGGGACAACCAGGTGAATATGACGCTGAAGCCCCAGTTGATTCTGCGGGAGTCGGCGTGACCTGTCCGGATCGGGGACGCTTTTTGCTTTGCCGCATACCCTGATTCCGGAAAATATCAGTCGCTTTTCTGGGCCGGTGAACGATTGGGGCATTTGCTTTTCCGCCGTTTCCGGAGTATGGTTTCCCCGTTTCGGAAACAGGAAGACGAAAATGGCCGGAGAGCTTACTGAATCATGGAAAAGAAATTGATTTTGCAGTTGGCTTCCCCGCCCGGGGAAGCGCTGTGGGAATTGTATGAAGCGTTGAATTGGAACCGGCATGTCAAGCAGCCGGCCGCGGGGCTGGAGCTGGCGCATCGGCAGGCGTTCCGGACGGCGGCGATGTATGACGGCGAAAAACTGGTTGGTGTCGGCAGAGTGGTTTCCGACGGCGTGATTGCCGCTTTGCTGTGCGGTCTCGGGGTGCATCCGGGATATCGGCGGCGCGGCATCGGCCGGCGGCTGGTGGGGGTGCTGGCCGCCGAATGCGCCGCGGCGAAGCTTCATCTGGAGTTGCTGTGCGAACCGGAGTTGTTCGACTTTTACCGCCGTTGCGGATTCGAACCGTTTCTGGCCGGAATGCGATTGAAAATTTGACTGCAAAATGAATTTGCCGCCTGCCAAAATTGCCGATCCAGCGATCCGCGCCCGGATTCTGTTGGTCATCATCTACATCGGTTTTGTCAGCCTGGGATTGCCGGATACGGTGCTCGGCGTGGCCTGGGACTATATGCGCGTCGACTTCGGCGAACCGATTTATTACGCCGGCTTTTTGACGATGCTGCTGACGCTCTGTTCGGCGGTGTCGAGTTTCATGAGCGGGGCTGTGCTGCGGCGGGTGGGAACCGGCCGGCTGCTGATGATCTGCGGCTACCTGACCGGGTTTTCGCTGCTGGGGGATGCGCTTTTGCCGGTATTCTGGGGGTTGCTGCTGCTGACCGTGCCGCTGGGGTTTGGGCAGGGGGCGGTCGATACCGGCATGAATTTCTACGTGGCCAAGCATTATTCCAGCCGGGACATGAGCTGGCTGCACTGCTGCTGGGGGATCGGGGCCAGCGCCGGACCGACCGTGGTGACGCTGGTCATTGCCGCCGGCTGGTCATGGCGGTGGTCTTACGGACTGATCGCTTCGATTCAAATTGTCCTGGCGACGCTTTTTCTGGCCGCGTTGGGGTTATGGCGCGAGTCCGGCGGCACCGCGGCCGGCACGGTGGAAGGGCTTGCCGCGGCCGGTGAAACCGTGACGCGTGACGTGCGCTTCTGGTGCTGCGCGCTGATTTTCTGGGCTTATACCGGCATTGAAGTGTCGATCGGTTTGTGGAGCTATACGTTGCTGACGACTTTGCGGCAGGTGCCGGCGGAGGCGGCCGGTTACTGGGTGGCCGGTTACTGGGGCGCGTTGACGGCCGGCCGGTTTCTGCTCGGCATTTTTGCCGACCGGATCGGCAACCGCCGCTTGATTCGCTGCAGCACGGCCGGTGCGATGCTGGCCGGAATATTGCTGGCCGTTCCCGGGGGGCGGTGGCTGGCGCTGGCGGCATTGCTGCTGGCCGGCTTTTCGCTGGCTTCGCTGTATCCGTGCATGATGCACGAAGCGCCCCGGCGTTTCAATGACGCGACCGCCGGCATTTTGACCGGTTATCAGGGCGGAGCCGGGGCGCTCGGCATTGCGATGATCCCGCCGCTGGTCGGTTATATCGCCGCGCGGACGACCTTCGGAATTTTGCCGTACGTGGTATTCGGCCTGTCGCTGGCAATCTTTCTGATGCAGGTCCGGGTGGACGGCTGGCGTTTGGCCCGCCGCTGAAATTGGCGGCGAAGACCGTTTCCGCAGGCCGAAGGGGCGCCGGAATTATTTTTTGGCGTTTGAGCGTCGAGCTGTTTTTCGTTTTTTTAGGCAATATTCCGGCGCGGCAGTTTTTTCTTCCGGCGCCGGAGCGATAAACCGGGGTAAAAGCAGAAAATGACAAATGTCGAGGTTCCGGCGGAAAACTGGCGGAGAAAAATTGCTATTTTCCTGACTGCCCAGACCATTTCCCTGTTCGGCTCCTCGCTGGTGCAATTTGCGATTATCTGGCATATCGCCTTGTCCACGCTGTCCGGCGCGATGATGACCATTGCGACGCTCTGCGGTTTTCTGCCGCAGATCGCGATCGCGCTGTTCGGCGGCGTCTGGATCGACCGTTACAACCGCAAATGGCTGGTCATACTGCCGGATGCGGCGATTGCGCTGGCGACGTTCGGGGTGGCGATCGCCTTTCTCGCCGGCTATCGGGAACTCTGGCTGCTGTTTGCCGTGCTGGTCGTCCGTTCGGCCGGAACCGGCATTCAGACTCCGGCGGTCAACGCCTTGATTCCGCAAATCGTGCCGGCGGAAAAATTGATCCGGATCAACGGCGTTTACAGCAGCATCACTTCGCTGATGATGTTTTTGTCGCCGGCGGCCAGCGGGGCGGTTCTGATGTTCATGACGATTGAGGCGACTTTTTTCATCGACGTGGCGACTGCGGCCGTCGGCATCGGCTTGCTGTTCACTTTCCCGGTGCCGGCGATCCGGGAAGCGGCGGAAAATCGACTGCAATCCAATTGGCGGAACATCCAGCAGGGTTTGGGCTATTTGCGCGATCACGCTTTTATCCGCCGTTTGCTGCTCTTTTTGTTTGCCGTAACTATTTCGATCAGCCCGGCCGCCTTTTTGACGCCGTTGCTGGTCGGGCGTTCCTTCGGCGATGAAGTCTGGCGGCTTTCCGCCAGTGAAATGGTCTTCAGCGCCGGCGCGGCGGCCGGCGGCATGTTGATTGCCGCCTGGGGCGGTTTCCGCAACCGGCTGCATACGACGATTCTGGCCGGTTTGCTGTACGGCGCGTTGATGATCGGCCTGGGCGTCGCGCCGGTTTTCTGGAGTTATCTGTTGTTCAATTTCCTGATCGGCATTACGATGCCCTGTTTCAGCGCGCCGCTGACCGCATTGCTGCAGGAGAAAGTGGATCCGGCGATGCACGGCCGGGTGTTCAGTCTGGTGCAAATCGCCAATTGCTGCGGCCTGCCGCTCGGGATGGTGCTGTTCGGGCCGCTGGCGGACCGGATCGCGGTCGGAAGGTTGCTGGCCGGGGCCGGGGTGCTGGTGATCGCTCTGTCGTTGTTTGCATTCCGGAGCCGGGAATTTACCGGTGCAGGGATCACGGCCCGGCCGTCCGGCGGCAAAGATGGCGAGTTTTCCGGATCGCCGCGTTGACAGTGCGGCCTTTCGCCGATATAATATTTTCTCGTAGCGGAATCGTTTATGAAT harbors:
- a CDS encoding LacI family DNA-binding transcriptional regulator codes for the protein MDIRTFAKLLNVSESTVSRAFSGKSPVRSETKRRIFQKAAEVGYRPNGHLACNNIPFARDQVVVIHTLAGTQLGLDYMFAEMFEGINAVFQTEQWQVSPHLLFNDIPLLDDFYYDVFKAANIHGIICGCETDLYESLKERLDFWAKPFVLIGNNNPRHDNCVRVDIEAGGRMVGEYFRRIGRRHPAVVLGDYKRECLVDLEQPLSRGKERGFLAGIGLPREEVIWIPGGYSYADGFASCLKLLHTGAPFDCVFCGNDILATGFLAAAHANGIKVPEEVAVFGFDNVEVSQFTIPALSTVDLRRREVGRAAATGLLDIIKHRDNQVNMTLKPQLILRESA
- a CDS encoding sugar MFS transporter, which encodes MNLPPAKIADPAIRARILLVIIYIGFVSLGLPDTVLGVAWDYMRVDFGEPIYYAGFLTMLLTLCSAVSSFMSGAVLRRVGTGRLLMICGYLTGFSLLGDALLPVFWGLLLLTVPLGFGQGAVDTGMNFYVAKHYSSRDMSWLHCCWGIGASAGPTVVTLVIAAGWSWRWSYGLIASIQIVLATLFLAALGLWRESGGTAAGTVEGLAAAGETVTRDVRFWCCALIFWAYTGIEVSIGLWSYTLLTTLRQVPAEAAGYWVAGYWGALTAGRFLLGIFADRIGNRRLIRCSTAGAMLAGILLAVPGGRWLALAALLLAGFSLASLYPCMMHEAPRRFNDATAGILTGYQGGAGALGIAMIPPLVGYIAARTTFGILPYVVFGLSLAIFLMQVRVDGWRLARR
- a CDS encoding GNAT family N-acetyltransferase, producing MEKKLILQLASPPGEALWELYEALNWNRHVKQPAAGLELAHRQAFRTAAMYDGEKLVGVGRVVSDGVIAALLCGLGVHPGYRRRGIGRRLVGVLAAECAAAKLHLELLCEPELFDFYRRCGFEPFLAGMRLKI